The Cydia strobilella chromosome 13, ilCydStro3.1, whole genome shotgun sequence genomic interval AATCGGTATTGATGTCTGCCTAGTAACAATTCGTAAGTTATTATTGAAACTGGGCTACACGTGGACTAAGTCAGACACTGGTAGAAAAGTTTTGATTGAGCGACATGACGTCCAAATGAGCAGATTGCagtatttgaaaaaaattactGAATACCGCTCCCAAGGTCGGCCTATTGTCTATACTGATGAAAGTTTCGTCACGACGAAAAATGTTAAATGTGGCTCACGAGCCCCACACGTAGCTAGGTATATTTTAGCACACGCTGGAACTTCAGATGGGTTCATTGAGAACGCTTGTTTACTTTACCAAGCTAACACACTTAGCGGAGATGAGTTTGCGAAAAAGAACTTTGAATTTTACCAAAAATGGCTAGATAAAAAATTGCTACCAAATTTACCGGACGGTTCTGTGATAGTGTTAGACAACACATCATTCAATAATATTTTCGTGGAGACACTGCCGACGATGCATGCAGATAAATCTCAAATGGAAGCATGGCTGTCGTCCAAGAACATACCTTTCGAAGCAAACTTACGCCAAGTTGAGTTATACGACTTAATAAGACGGCAAAAAAGCGCATTTACTACATATAAAATCGATACCTACATAAAGAGTAAAGGATTCGAAGTACTGCGCCTGCCTCCGCACCACCCAGAACTTAACGCCATATTGAACATATGGGACACCGTTAAAAACGACATTGTTACGGTCGACCATGATGTAGCTTACACGGAAAAAATTATTCGCCATggtgttgaaaaaataactgGTGAAACATGGCGCAATACCTGCGACACAGTAATTAAGAAAGAAAATGAATATTTGGAGTACTTTGACACTGGCTTTGTATACATAGCCAATTTGCAAGACGAAAGTGAGGGCGAAATGGAATCTGACCCTGAATCGGCCGAATCTGAAAGTGATGGTAGTGGCGACTTTGACGATTCAACCTTCGTAGAAGatgagtaataaaataaatacttgaatgaaacttataatacttatatttcaTTAGCCATATTCCTCCTGAATCCCTTAGTAATTTATCGGCTACGACCAAAAGGAGACGAAAAACAAATGAGCGACCGGCGTTGAGTCTAGGTCTTATTCAAATTGGTCTAGTTTTATAATGGAATATCACGAAAAATTAACACATACTATAGATATTACACAAGTTAAAAtgcattattaaatttaacatttatattcaaTATCTTGAAAAAATGATTGTACTAACATCTCACAATTGATCTGATAACTaggttaatattaaaatatatgtaggtgTGTATTTGTAACTGTTCAATAATGCTTGTTACTAGGCCTAAGAatattttgaaatcttgaatcttaaataatgtttatctTCATCAAAAAGCTGGAAATAGATGATCAAATATTACACCAACACAAGACGAAAATTGAGTAAAataacttatatgtataagtggTCGGTGGCCCGAAACAACagaagattttttattaatatttttacttaagTACACATCTTTTacaaatttactttaaaaataaaactgcaacAATCAATTTAACTGAAACAAAACGTTTTCATAATATTGTCCTTTAGATTTGATATGCAAACGttgttaaaattatgaacaatatgtctaataaaaagaaatgttaatttatttttgtgccctcatattttatttgtgtgcgCTGAGTTTGCTAACGCTACCCTGCTCATGCGCCCAAACACGTGTTCACAGCTTACTACTACACGCGCAAGCCGCACGGTGTTTTGAGATAACACATTGACACTGGTATTAATAGAATTTGAGCTCTATTGCTCACGTCCTTCAGCTCAAATTTGTTTGGTGTTAGTTTCGTTAGCGGCGTAGTGGCCGTCAAATGAAATAGTCGGTAGGTAATAAGAATAACTTGTATCCACTACAATATATTCTGTTTTGTATtaccgtagactaaaatgacatttcatatggtactaagaaatgtcatgtcttacacatgaaacgtcattttagtctacggaataaaaaaacagaccttagtgaTTCATAATTTTTGCAGTGTTAGTATTTGAATTAAAGTTAGGTTTGggccaaagaatataatactcactaggagaatAACGATAAGTATGCAAAAATATGTCCCCTTCAAATGTTCGTTTATACTAGTGGCGCCCTCGTTGTGTaccaatggaacgaaaattgtCAAGCGGTTTAGCCTAGTGGTAGTAATTCTGTTGAtaaacatatgtggtattttctataaaaagcccacgccattataaacgatgctccgatataaatacaatgccgcgcgacgctgtgcggcgtaagcgccatcgacaataaggtcccttctcAATCTTCTCATAGAAAATTATACCCTATAAATTACGCGGTcttagattaaataaaaaagaccaTGTATTCGGGAAAGAAACGAGTAGGtactgtaaaggggcccactaactatcagtccgccggacgatatcggcctgtcagttgttcggaactgtcaaatttttcttctatctgacaggccgatatcgtccggcggactgatagtcagtgggcccctttaggtctTTAAGGATGATCAACTGATCATTAGAAATTGATCAAACAGGAAAGGTTAACACTTACATCAAATACCTgacctacagtcgccatcaaatatatcagagcgcccgaggtgctcaaaacatctgaacacgcactctaacgccttgacaatagaggcgtgttcagatatttgtgagcacctcggccgctccgatatatctgatgccgactgtacaatacaataccacagaataactaatattacTACCGCAAAAAGTAACATTTCCCAAAAAATTATCCGAAAACCAGTTCTAATTTAACCAAAACACCTGACAAGTGCGATGCGACCtgatgagttgcctcctgaggtatttcctttgtgctacgacatgggattcttcaagaagcgggtatttagggttctcaagggtcggcaatgcttaagtggctcctgtgatgttgcttacgtccatgggcgacgatgactgcttcccatcaggcggctcgtctgctcgtttgctgaatatcacattaaaaaaaaaaaaaaagtgcgagtcggactcgcccaccgagggttccgtactcaagggtaaaaacgggaccctattactaagactccgctgtccatctgtctgtcaccaggctgtatctcatgtaccgtgatagctacaagCACctactagacagttgaaattttcacagatgatgtatttctgttgccgctataacaacaaatactaaaaagtacggaactctcgttgcgcgagtccgactcgcacttggccggtttttagtattagttgttatagcggcaacagaaatacaccatctgtgaaaatttcaactgtctagctatcacggttcatgagatacagcatggtgacggacagacggatagacagacctagatggacagacggacagtggtgtcttagtaatagggccccgtttttaccctttgggtagggaGCCCTAAAAATATCAAGTCTGAATATCTTTCTTGGCGGCAACAACATAACCTTCCCAAGGCATAGAtgatagagtaacttatactagagcggtactgtcatagtaaattttgtaaccccagtaaatgcactgccatctgtcgacacactttaaaactaaaaatgaagatttataaaaatacgatagaatgaatttaaatatagataaatgattttttttatttgcattaattatttttatgattttgacctgttctttcactgatatgcgttaaaattgttaaataacaaacgaaaccgtcaacgccgtctattcgactgtaggccaaaactagtagcgccctctaaacgagaatcaaattttcttgattttcgaggcacgttttttccttagactgtatccatctattacggagttatatctatctttgcacaaGGGAATCGTTAATTTTCTGTCATACAAATGACAGAAAAATAACTATTCCtacttttttttcattattgttcATTCTCTCTGATCTACTGAGCCTACTGTCTTAGCACAGGAATCCCTTTCGAATTAATAAAGTTAGAAAAGAGCGGGTAGTACTCGCGCATGTGATACCGGCGCGGCCCTCCTGTGCTAAGCCTTcgatttgtgccattttcaatcaaaagggtacttattgtcggttgtcaatgagggctaacgcgtatgaattcgccgctaggggcgctagtgtagatggtggtcttttccatagttcgaaatgtcaaatgtcagttgtcacttcaatgactgacagctgttctttagtcttttggaccaccatcaacagaggcgccaactggtgagcaaaaaaacgatagcccgcataacgcgctatttccatacagcttcttcttcttcttcttcttttaaaattatggcttcagccaagtgggactatttcgccagtatcaaggtattaagaggtttaaaaactacaaaaattgtacggttgtacaagacagtgtacggtgattcgttagctcttgtaaatcgatagctagactttacaagaagcacgtggactaccggccgttgactccaagatggtggttaaacgcacttcaaaattaattctccattcactgcacactaccacattagtttactgtataataagctatcgatattacactttaaacaatattaatgagcaaaaaacaaagtaattaataacgatgctaactatcaagatggcgctcgaaccggaagtcccatacagcttcaatttgaaatctagttattgacaagcgacaatgtggtaccttttggttgaaaatgtcactttttttaaataccacgtcggtggcaaacaagcctattgacgcctgcaacaccagatatatattacattacattatttggTTACTTCTTAAAAACTCTAATATGACTCGCTTGAAAAAAACTAGATACAATCGCCATcagttatatcggagcggtcaaggcgctcacaaatatctgaacacgcctctatgagggctatcgtttttttgctcaccagttggcgcctctgttgatggtggtccaaaatactaaagaacagctgtcagtcattgaagtgacaagtgacatttgacatttcgaactatggaaaagaccaccatttacactagcgcccctagcggcgaattcatacgcgttagccctcattgtcaaggcgttagagtcgTGTTTAGAATGtttagatattgtgaacacctcggccgctccgatatatattatctgatggtgactgacctacctacctacccatCGTTTCATCGCGCCATAGGACACgctataaataaatgtgtcgttctcaagcaaaaggtaccacattgccgcTTACCACaagggtgaaatttgcttgcatctctatacgaataatctgtcagagcgtccttgtagtaagcgacaatgtggtaccttttaattgagaacgacacaaatgCTATAATAGTATTAATAGTGCCCGGCAACTGAACGAGCTTGATTCCGAACGAGTGTTGCTTTGCGTGTTTTACATTCTAAgattgcaataaaaaaatacgtgtaacatttttatcctcgatttttttaatgaataaataaaataattttattttgtatttgtttaatttgattttttttatttaactaccaGTGTAAGTAACCTTGACT includes:
- the LOC134746770 gene encoding uncharacterized protein LOC134746770; translated protein: MASVRKRRKNVPAEGRAIIARVFHFLRDEYKFTELYKEPHCDVSHLRNISKRTAEATGTSTRTVQKILQEERQLPSGSTKFPAPLKNRQKRPGKVDINERLAYTIRSSIRNSYFKLKEIPTLKKVRQTLNEQIGIDVCLVTIRKLLLKLGYTWTKSDTGRKVLIERHDVQMSRLQYLKKITEYRSQGRPIVYTDESFVTTKNVKCGSRAPHVARYILAHAGTSDGFIENACLLYQANTLSGDEFAKKNFEFYQKWLDKKLLPNLPDGSVIVLDNTSFNNIFVETLPTMHADKSQMEAWLSSKNIPFEANLRQVELYDLIRRQKSAFTTYKIDTYIKSKGFEVLRLPPHHPELNAILNIWDTVKNDIVTVDHDVAYTEKIIRHGVEKITGETWRNTCDTVIKKENEYLEYFDTGFVYIANLQDESEGEMESDPESAESESDGSGDFDDSTFVEDE